Within Raineyella sp. W15-4, the genomic segment CTCGGTGACGACCAGTCCCCGGGCGGTGTCGTCGGCGATCCGCGCCAGCTGGTCGCTGATCTGCCGGGCGTTGAGGTCGGGCAGGCGGTCGCGGACCGTACGGTCCACCTGGTCGGCACCGGTCTCGTCGGGCGTCCCGGAGACCCGCACCACCGTACGGCGCTCGTCGGCGGGGCGGACCCGCGACAGCAGCGGCTCGGCGGCCAGCACGAACAGTGGGACCCGGGCCGACGGATCGGCCTTCAGCAGGGTCGCGTCGACCAGTTCGGTGACCCGCGAGGCGTACGTCTCCAACAGCCGGGTACGCCCCTCGTCGCCGGACAGCTGGCGGTCGGGACGCGAATCGCGCAGGGAGTCGCGGTTCGTGGCGGCGGCGGCATCGCCGATCGCCTCGGCGCCGCTCACAGCGAGCTTCTGGGCCCGCCGGGACGGGGTCGCCTCCCACAGCGCCCACCGGTTCACCGAAAGGGTGAGCACGTAGGCGTACTGCTGGGTGGCGAAGGCCCGGACCAACTGGCCCAGGTCGAACCAGTCCGACGCCTGCCACTGGCTGACCAGCCGGTTCGGCAGCACCCACTCGGTGTGGGACTCGGGGGTGAGGAAGACCGCCAACGACGAGGACAGTGCACCCCACACCTCGGGGTCGGCCTCCAGTTCGTCCTGCTGGGCCCGCAGGCCGCTCTCCTGGGCAACGGTCAGCTGCCCGGTCTCCCGGAACCGCCCGATCGCCGCGGTGATGGCACTGTGCAGGGCCGTACGCGTCTCGGCCCGGCCCGTCACGGTCGGCGCCGAGGGCAGATACACCGTGATGGCCAACGGATGGGGCGCGGCGAGCTCCATCAGGTCATCCAGGGTGGGCAACTCCTTGTGGACGGTCACGATGCCTCCGATGCATGCTCGATCCGGGTGGCGGGTCGGCCACGCCGGTGCCGGCGCGCCGGGTGTCGGCCCGTCCTCCCAGGCTACGCATGTCCGCCCCGGCCAGGGGGGCGATTGTCACGGACTCGGCTCAGGACCGTCGGGTAGTTCCAGGCGGTAGCCCATCCCGGCCTCGGTGAGCAGGTAGCGCGGGGCGTGCGGATCGGGTTCGAGCTTCTTGCGCAGCTGGGAGATGTAGAGCCGCAGGTAGCCGGTGTCGGTGACGTGGTCCGAGCCCCAGATCTGGGTGAGCAGGTCCTGCCGGGTGACCAGCCGACCCGGGTTGCGGACCAGGAGTTCGAGCACCCGCCACTCTGTCGGCGTGAGTCGCACATGGCGGGTCTCGCCGCCCGTGGTCCGGACCACGCTGCGGGCGGTCAGGTCGATCGACACGTCGCCGATCCGCACCATCGGCTCGGGTTCGTTGCTCGGCACCCGCCGGGTCAACGCCCGGACCCGGGCGAGCAGCTCCTGGATCGAGAACGGCTTGGTCACGTAGTCGTCGGCCCCGGCATCCAGGGCCTCCACCTTGTCCGCCGCCCCGGTGCGCCCGGAGATCACCAGGATGGGGGTCTGGGTCCAGCCGCGCAGCGCATGGATCACGTCGATGCCGTCGAGTCCGGGCATGCCGAGATCGAGCAGCAGGAGGTCGGGCTGGTGCTCGACCGCGGCCTGGATGGTCCGCGCCCCGTCGGGGGCGGCGATGATCCGGTAGCCCTCGGCGCTGAGGGTGATCCGCAGGGCGCGGACGAGCTGCGGATCGTCGTCGGCGATGAGGATCTTCATCGTCCGTCATCCTTCCGGTCTGTGGTGTCCGCGACCGGCAGCGCCACCACCATGGTCAGTCCGCCACCCGGGGTGTCCTCCGGTGTCAGTGTCCCACCCATCCCCTCGGTGAAGCCCTTGGACAGCGCGAGTCCCAGCCCGAGCCCGGTGGTGTTGTCGACATCGCCGAGCCGCTGGAAGGGGACGAAGATGTCGTCGAGGCGCTCCGGCGGGATGCCCGGCCCGTGATCGGTCACCCGGATCTCCACCCGGTCGGCGAAGGTGCTGGTGGCGATCCGCACCCGGCTGCCGGACGGCGCGTGACGGGTGGCGTTGGCCAGCAGGTTGACCAGCACCCGCTGCAGCAGCACCGGGTCGGCCAGCACCTCCGGGCAGGTCGGATCCAGGTCGATCTCCAACTGGTCCGGCCCGAGATGCAGCTCGTCCAGCGCCGGCGCGATCACCTCCGCCGGGTCGACGGGACCCAGCGACACCGCGATGACGCCGGCCTGCAGCCGGCTGACATCGAGCAGGTCGGTGACCACGGCAGACAGCGTGGCCAGGCTCTCGTCGGCGGTGGACAGCAGTTCCTCCCGGTCGGCGGCGCTGAGGTGGTCGTACGACGCCCGCAGTCCGC encodes:
- a CDS encoding response regulator transcription factor, translating into MKILIADDDPQLVRALRITLSAEGYRIIAAPDGARTIQAAVEHQPDLLLLDLGMPGLDGIDVIHALRGWTQTPILVISGRTGAADKVEALDAGADDYVTKPFSIQELLARVRALTRRVPSNEPEPMVRIGDVSIDLTARSVVRTTGGETRHVRLTPTEWRVLELLVRNPGRLVTRQDLLTQIWGSDHVTDTGYLRLYISQLRKKLEPDPHAPRYLLTEAGMGYRLELPDGPEPSP